CGTCAGGATTCGGGGCTCTTCTTCCATCGTCAGAATGTGGGCTTCCAAAAGATTCCCATCCCAGACGTTACCCCAGGCAATCGATCCGATGCCGCCGCTTCCACCTGAGAAGAAGCCGCCTACTGTCGCTTTCATGTAGGTACTTGGATAAATGCACAATTCACTTCCTGCTTCCCGCAATTCCTTCTCCAAACGGCCCAGCTTCACACCAGCTTGCACGGTTACCTGACCAGGCTCCATCGCGATGATTTTGTTCAATCCGCTTAAGTCCAGGACCAGTCCGCCATATGAAGGTATGCCCTGACCGTAGTTTCCTGTTCCGGCTCCCCGGGTTGTAACCGGAATATCGTGGGTATAACAGGCTTTCAAAACAGCCAGTGCCTGTTCAACCGTTTCCGGTTTCGCCACCCCGTCCGCCACTTTATCTGCCAGTTCGGCAGCGAGTACCGGCGAATACCAGTAGTAATCCTTGGATAATTTGTTTGTCTCCTGTTCTTCTGTAATGACCGTTGACCCCATTTCTTCTTCAAAACGTTCCCAATTTGGTTGTGTTTTCATCATCAGCCCTCCATTTTTTATGCACTTCGGATTTATCACAATAATTAATGGTTTAAAATACCTGAAACCTTGCCGACCAGCTGACCGAATTCCTGACTGGAACGAAACTGATCGCCTCTTGGGTACCCTGCATCAATATCCAGAATGGAAGACACCTTTCCGGGTCCCGGGGTCATGACCGCCAGTTTTGAGGACAAGTAAACCGCTTCGAATACATTGTGTGTAATGAACAGCACCGTCATTTTCGGATCCTGCTGCCAAATTTTAAGAAGCTCCTGTTGCAGTGACTGCCTCGTGATTTCATCCAATGCGCCGAACGGTTCATCCATCAACAGGAGTTTCGGCCGTGTGACAAGCGCACGGGCTATGGATACCCGCATCTTCATACCACCGGATAATTCACGTTGCAGCATATCCTTGGTATGTGCCAAGCCGACCAGTTCTAGAACACGATCCACTTCCTCATACCGCTTCTCTTTGCTGACGCCTTTCAGTTCAAGAGGAAGGGCCACATTATCCTTGACCTTACGCCAGGGAAGCAAGGTGTGATC
This Salisediminibacterium beveridgei DNA region includes the following protein-coding sequences:
- a CDS encoding ABC transporter ATP-binding protein, with translation MTVATKKEVLVKMNRLGKVYPNGTVAVRNVNMDIPEGEFICFVGPSGCGKSTVFKMITGLEEATEGEIEIFGKSPANARKENEVAFVFQDHTLLPWRKVKDNVALPLELKGVSKEKRYEEVDRVLELVGLAHTKDMLQRELSGGMKMRVSIARALVTRPKLLLMDEPFGALDEITRQSLQQELLKIWQQDPKMTVLFITHNVFEAVYLSSKLAVMTPGPGKVSSILDIDAGYPRGDQFRSSQEFGQLVGKVSGILNH